From the Polyangiaceae bacterium genome, one window contains:
- a CDS encoding DUF99 family protein: MRRISNVLGVDDAPFPRSFRGDVPILGAVCTRTRLDGVLVSRVRRDGRNATVRIAEMLEASDANEHVQAVLLEGIALAGFNVVDIHALAERLQRPVVVFSKRKPDYPAVKRALMQRVPGGAQKWQLILRAGEMQRIDDLWVQCSGIERGAVSALLQTTRREARLPEAVRYAHLIAGSHAV, encoded by the coding sequence GTGCGCCGCATCTCCAATGTCCTTGGCGTCGACGATGCGCCCTTTCCGCGCTCGTTCCGCGGGGATGTGCCCATCCTTGGCGCCGTATGCACGCGCACACGCCTCGACGGCGTGCTCGTGTCACGGGTGCGGCGCGATGGTCGTAACGCGACGGTGCGCATCGCCGAAATGCTCGAGGCCTCGGACGCGAACGAACACGTACAGGCAGTGCTGCTGGAAGGAATCGCCCTCGCAGGCTTCAACGTCGTCGACATCCACGCCTTGGCCGAACGCCTGCAACGTCCGGTGGTCGTCTTCAGCAAGCGCAAGCCCGACTACCCTGCGGTCAAACGCGCGCTGATGCAGCGGGTGCCCGGGGGTGCGCAGAAGTGGCAGCTGATCCTTCGGGCAGGCGAGATGCAGCGCATCGACGATCTGTGGGTGCAGTGCAGCGGCATCGAGCGAGGCGCAGTGTCGGCGCTGCTGCAGACGACGCGACGGGAGGCTCGCTTGCCTGAAGCCGTGCGCTACGCGCACTTGATCGCGGGCAGCCACGCCGTGTGA
- a CDS encoding CusA/CzcA family heavy metal efflux RND transporter codes for MIGKAARIVIDSPILAVLGVVVLVAMGIRGYRKLPIDAVPDVTNVQVQVLSSAPGLSPVEVERLVTQPVELAMTGIPRVQTVRSISRAGVSAVTLVFDDDMDLEQARQLVSQRLPSAREAIPMGAGRPELGPLTTGLGEVYHFTVTWPGHTAAEVRTLLEWDIAYRLRSVPGVVEVNPWGGDERQLEVRLRPRDLLISGISPATVESTLLAGGQSASAGSLERREEGTFVRLDATFRKASDVEGLVVNAGVADEGGKPRTPVFVRDVADVVDGKAPRFSAATADGKGETVYAMVQMVAGGNAHDVVKRVKLRLAEIAPSLPAGVQVEPFYDRAAFVDEVLGTVKKSLLEGGLVVALVLLLMLGDLRAGLLVASVIPLSMLGAFLLMQQTGVSGNLLSLGAIDFGLVVDGAVVIVEGALAAMATRKLSGRDAMGTVAGEVGRPVTMAVVIIAIVYLPVLLLEGVEGKLFRPMALTVLFAIGTALVLTFTWIPAMGGLVLKRAHTSEPWLARKLGSLYEPVAAFVTPRWKLASVGLLALLLIGSVVAAGRGAEFVPRLEEGDLAIQITRPPSVSLEEAIRGTTAVEQALAQFPEVERVVSRTGSPDVATDVMGVEQSDVMVMLKPRSEWVTADDAAGFAEVFEPVLSKALPGAAFGFTQPIEMRVDELIGGVRSDVGVKIFGDDLAVLRRAADKISAVIAATPGAADVRAEPISGLSMLTLRPDPVKMGRMGVTPEQIERFIESLRIGRPVGKLIQGERRFDVMMRMAEVPAGDPEPMAQLRVPLGDGRFVLLGDVVDINEQSGPAQVSREQARRRVVVEANVRGRDLASFVQELQSRIRQVELPPGYFIEYGGEYENLARATERLALIVPATLLAILVLLYLAFGALRPALLIFINVPAAATGGVFALALRGLELSISAAVGFLALFGVATLNGVVLLAAARQRQLAGEDRLSASTHAARERLRPVITTALVAALGFVPMALATGTGAEVQRPLATVVIGGLVTATLATLLGLPALFARFGGELRSRED; via the coding sequence ATGATTGGCAAGGCCGCACGCATCGTGATCGACAGCCCGATCCTGGCTGTGCTGGGAGTCGTGGTGCTCGTGGCCATGGGCATTCGTGGCTATCGCAAGCTTCCCATCGACGCCGTTCCGGACGTCACCAACGTACAGGTGCAGGTGCTGAGCAGTGCGCCGGGGCTGTCGCCGGTCGAGGTCGAGCGTCTGGTGACGCAGCCCGTGGAGCTGGCCATGACTGGCATTCCACGCGTGCAGACCGTGCGCTCGATCTCCCGTGCCGGCGTCAGCGCTGTGACCCTGGTCTTCGATGACGACATGGACTTGGAGCAAGCGCGCCAACTGGTGAGTCAGCGTCTGCCAAGCGCGCGCGAAGCCATTCCGATGGGCGCCGGACGTCCGGAGTTGGGCCCGCTGACCACTGGTCTCGGCGAGGTCTATCACTTCACCGTCACCTGGCCGGGGCACACCGCCGCAGAAGTGCGCACCCTTCTGGAGTGGGACATCGCCTATCGATTGCGGTCCGTTCCGGGAGTGGTGGAGGTCAACCCCTGGGGAGGCGACGAGCGCCAATTGGAAGTGCGCTTGCGACCTCGGGATCTGTTGATCTCGGGGATCTCGCCTGCCACCGTCGAGTCCACACTGTTGGCAGGCGGGCAGAGCGCGAGCGCGGGGTCCCTGGAGCGCCGCGAGGAAGGCACTTTCGTGCGCCTGGACGCCACCTTTCGCAAAGCCAGTGACGTGGAGGGACTGGTCGTCAATGCCGGTGTGGCCGACGAGGGAGGGAAGCCGCGCACGCCGGTGTTCGTGCGCGACGTGGCCGACGTCGTCGACGGCAAGGCGCCGCGCTTCTCCGCCGCCACGGCCGATGGCAAGGGCGAAACGGTCTACGCCATGGTGCAGATGGTGGCAGGCGGCAACGCTCACGACGTCGTGAAGCGTGTGAAACTGCGTCTAGCCGAGATCGCACCGAGCCTGCCCGCGGGTGTGCAGGTGGAACCCTTCTACGACCGTGCCGCCTTCGTAGACGAAGTACTCGGTACCGTGAAGAAGAGCTTGCTGGAAGGCGGGCTGGTCGTTGCGCTCGTGCTGCTGCTGATGCTGGGCGATCTGCGTGCGGGTTTGCTGGTCGCCAGCGTGATCCCCTTGAGCATGCTGGGGGCGTTTCTGCTGATGCAGCAGACCGGCGTCAGCGGGAATCTCTTGTCGCTGGGCGCCATCGACTTCGGATTGGTGGTGGACGGCGCCGTGGTGATCGTCGAAGGCGCACTTGCCGCCATGGCGACACGCAAGCTCAGCGGGCGCGACGCCATGGGCACCGTGGCCGGCGAAGTGGGCCGCCCCGTCACGATGGCGGTCGTGATCATCGCCATCGTCTACTTGCCCGTGCTGCTGCTCGAAGGCGTGGAGGGGAAGCTGTTTCGCCCCATGGCGTTGACGGTGCTGTTCGCCATTGGCACCGCCCTGGTGCTCACCTTCACCTGGATCCCGGCCATGGGCGGACTCGTGCTCAAGCGCGCGCACACGTCCGAACCCTGGTTGGCTCGCAAGCTCGGCAGTCTCTACGAACCCGTGGCTGCCTTCGTGACGCCGCGCTGGAAGTTGGCCAGCGTCGGCCTCCTCGCGCTGCTCTTGATTGGGAGCGTCGTGGCAGCAGGACGGGGCGCGGAGTTCGTGCCACGCCTGGAAGAAGGCGACCTGGCGATCCAGATCACGCGACCGCCCAGCGTCTCCCTGGAAGAAGCGATTCGCGGCACGACGGCGGTGGAGCAGGCGCTGGCGCAGTTCCCGGAAGTGGAGCGCGTGGTGTCGCGTACGGGAAGTCCCGACGTGGCAACGGACGTGATGGGCGTCGAGCAGAGCGACGTGATGGTCATGCTCAAGCCTCGCAGCGAGTGGGTCACAGCCGACGACGCGGCTGGTTTCGCTGAGGTGTTCGAGCCCGTGTTGAGCAAGGCGCTGCCGGGGGCCGCCTTCGGCTTCACGCAGCCGATCGAGATGCGCGTCGACGAGCTGATCGGTGGCGTGCGCTCGGACGTGGGCGTGAAGATCTTCGGCGACGATCTGGCCGTCCTTCGCCGCGCGGCAGACAAGATCAGCGCCGTCATCGCGGCGACGCCTGGGGCAGCCGACGTGCGCGCGGAGCCGATCAGTGGTCTCAGCATGCTCACGCTGCGCCCAGATCCCGTGAAGATGGGCCGGATGGGCGTGACCCCCGAACAAATCGAGCGCTTCATCGAAAGCCTGCGCATCGGTCGCCCCGTGGGCAAACTGATCCAGGGCGAACGCCGCTTCGACGTCATGATGCGCATGGCGGAAGTGCCGGCGGGGGATCCCGAGCCGATGGCGCAGCTGCGTGTGCCACTGGGCGACGGACGCTTCGTGTTGCTCGGCGACGTCGTGGACATCAACGAACAGAGTGGTCCCGCCCAGGTCAGTCGGGAGCAAGCTCGTCGACGCGTCGTGGTAGAAGCCAACGTGCGCGGTCGGGACTTGGCGAGCTTCGTGCAGGAGCTTCAGAGTCGCATCCGCCAAGTGGAGCTTCCGCCGGGCTACTTCATCGAGTACGGCGGCGAGTACGAGAACCTGGCTCGTGCCACGGAGCGCCTCGCGCTGATCGTTCCCGCAACGCTACTGGCCATCCTGGTGTTGCTCTACCTGGCCTTCGGTGCACTGCGACCCGCCTTGCTCATCTTCATCAACGTGCCCGCTGCGGCCACGGGCGGCGTCTTTGCACTCGCGCTGCGGGGATTGGAGCTATCCATCAGCGCAGCCGTCGGCTTCTTGGCCTTGTTCGGCGTGGCGACGCTGAACGGTGTGGTGCTGCTGGCGGCGGCGCGCCAGCGACAGTTGGCCGGCGAAGATCGCTTGAGCGCGAGCACGCACGCGGCGCGGGAGCGCTTGCGACCCGTGATCACGACCGCTTTGGTGGCCGCCCTGGGCTTCGTGCCCATGGCTCTGGCCACCGGCACGGGAGCGGAGGTGCAGCGTCCGCTGGCCACGGTGGTGATCGGCGGCTTGGTCACCGCGACGCTGGCGACACTGCTCGGCCTGCCCGCGCTCTTCGCTCGCTTTGGTGGTGAGTTGCGCTCTCGCGAGGACTGA
- a CDS encoding efflux RND transporter periplasmic adaptor subunit codes for MSWRFVAAMALLSVLGCSRAEPTSEPAASAEANKRSVVKVAPELIASGRVVLGKVEQHSPEEEVRATGYVEADLDGAADVGALVLSTVRALHVREGDLVKKGQLLAELTAPDAARAAGELSRAKAQLGRAERALSREQRLIDRQATTQGELDRAAAEVQTLRSEERAARLLLSAYGAQGAKLSVRAPIAGVVTHRGAELGARLEAGDKLFRVVNPESFLVRAEVLERDAYRVLAGARASLAFPGRKTCDGVVKSRSAEVEPGRRTVSVLITPQKCELPIAGQTLDVRIHGQVEKAEKKLVVPRDALVDLDGSPAVFVAGASPGEFEVVPVVVELRTHAWAYLTQGPKLGTQVAVNGAILLKGEWMRASLE; via the coding sequence ATGAGCTGGCGATTCGTGGCTGCGATGGCGCTGCTCTCGGTTCTGGGTTGTTCCCGCGCCGAGCCGACGTCGGAACCTGCCGCTTCAGCCGAAGCGAACAAGCGCAGCGTGGTCAAGGTGGCCCCAGAGCTGATCGCGAGTGGAAGGGTGGTGTTGGGCAAAGTGGAGCAGCACAGCCCCGAGGAAGAAGTGCGCGCCACTGGCTACGTCGAAGCAGACTTGGACGGTGCTGCCGACGTCGGCGCGTTGGTCTTGTCGACGGTGCGGGCGCTCCACGTGCGTGAAGGGGACCTCGTGAAAAAGGGCCAGCTCTTGGCGGAACTGACTGCGCCGGACGCCGCGCGGGCTGCCGGCGAGCTGAGCCGGGCCAAGGCGCAACTCGGTCGTGCGGAGCGGGCGCTGTCGCGCGAGCAACGATTGATCGATCGCCAAGCCACGACCCAGGGAGAGCTCGATCGCGCCGCCGCGGAAGTGCAGACGCTCCGCTCCGAAGAGCGCGCCGCGCGACTGCTGCTCTCGGCCTACGGCGCTCAGGGGGCGAAGCTGAGCGTGCGTGCCCCGATTGCAGGCGTGGTCACTCATCGTGGAGCCGAGCTGGGCGCTCGTCTCGAAGCCGGCGACAAGCTGTTCCGAGTCGTGAATCCCGAGTCGTTCCTGGTGCGCGCTGAGGTGCTCGAGCGTGACGCGTATCGCGTGCTCGCCGGCGCCCGGGCGTCGCTGGCCTTTCCCGGGCGCAAGACCTGCGATGGCGTCGTGAAATCGCGAAGCGCCGAAGTAGAACCCGGGCGTCGCACCGTGTCGGTGCTGATCACGCCGCAGAAGTGTGAGCTGCCCATCGCGGGCCAGACCCTCGATGTGCGCATTCACGGACAAGTCGAGAAGGCGGAGAAGAAGCTGGTGGTCCCGCGCGACGCCTTGGTGGATCTGGACGGTTCGCCGGCGGTCTTCGTTGCGGGCGCGTCCCCTGGGGAGTTCGAGGTGGTTCCGGTCGTGGTCGAACTGCGCACCCACGCGTGGGCCTATCTGACGCAGGGGCCCAAGCTCGGGACCCAGGTCGCGGTGAACGGCGCCATCCTGCTCAAGGGCGAGTGGATGCGCGCGTCCCTGGAGTAG
- a CDS encoding TolC family protein, whose translation MDTYSLRRHAVAGVVLGLALQLPALGRAEHDHHATGALGPTLDLQTTLSRALQRAPELDVARASQRGAGQLVRSTRGALSLPPRVEISAGPRFGDSTGLDASLGVWADFPMAGVAGARRRVAATRVSAANHELAEVRVAVGLAAGVAWVDARLARELLRVRKASLEQARKLEQLARARADAQSATRGELASAEALAGSARAAVFAAQGDQFMADAELAYRLGLGEGRGLRVVGRVDADGPALREASVLAEARQHPRLQRLMLEAKALNHAAEQSLAEGTSALALGPSVTREATGDWIVLGRVSVPLGVVNPGKFEASERRRLAAVARAHAAQQAIRQQTQARMLWHERTHARRTRDALGASAVKPAKSALEEALLRYGEGKAPLSDVLLARRAAMETEERWLQAAAEARRVEMELFAAMGRLPDGRRP comes from the coding sequence ATGGATACTTACTCGCTGCGGCGCCACGCGGTCGCAGGGGTGGTTCTCGGCCTTGCCCTGCAACTGCCGGCGCTGGGTCGAGCCGAGCACGACCATCACGCCACCGGTGCGCTCGGTCCCACCCTCGATCTGCAGACCACTCTCAGTCGCGCGCTCCAGCGCGCACCCGAGCTCGACGTTGCGCGTGCCTCCCAGCGCGGCGCTGGGCAGCTCGTGCGCAGCACGCGCGGGGCACTGAGTCTGCCTCCACGCGTGGAAATCTCTGCGGGGCCGCGCTTCGGCGACAGCACTGGGCTCGACGCGTCGCTTGGCGTGTGGGCCGACTTTCCGATGGCGGGCGTCGCGGGTGCGCGTCGTCGTGTCGCCGCGACGCGGGTCAGCGCTGCGAATCACGAATTGGCAGAGGTGCGCGTGGCCGTCGGTTTGGCGGCAGGTGTGGCTTGGGTCGACGCCCGCCTGGCCCGCGAGCTGCTACGTGTGCGCAAGGCAAGCCTCGAGCAGGCCCGAAAACTCGAGCAGCTGGCGCGAGCCCGCGCCGATGCTCAGTCCGCGACCCGCGGCGAGCTGGCATCTGCCGAGGCGCTTGCAGGCTCTGCGCGCGCCGCCGTCTTTGCCGCCCAGGGCGACCAGTTCATGGCCGATGCGGAGCTGGCCTACCGCTTGGGCCTCGGCGAAGGGCGCGGGCTGCGGGTCGTGGGACGCGTGGACGCGGACGGACCCGCGTTGCGGGAGGCGAGTGTGTTGGCCGAAGCGCGCCAACATCCGCGATTGCAGCGACTGATGCTCGAGGCAAAGGCGTTGAACCATGCTGCCGAGCAGTCCCTGGCGGAAGGGACCTCGGCCTTGGCCCTCGGGCCATCGGTGACTCGAGAAGCAACGGGAGATTGGATTGTGTTGGGACGGGTGAGCGTGCCCTTGGGCGTGGTCAACCCGGGAAAGTTCGAAGCCAGCGAGCGGCGACGACTCGCAGCGGTCGCGCGGGCGCACGCGGCGCAACAGGCGATTCGTCAACAGACTCAGGCGCGCATGCTGTGGCATGAGCGAACGCACGCTCGCCGTACTCGTGACGCCCTCGGCGCATCCGCCGTCAAGCCCGCCAAGAGTGCGCTCGAAGAGGCGCTGCTGCGCTATGGCGAAGGGAAAGCGCCGCTCTCGGACGTGCTCCTGGCGCGCCGCGCAGCGATGGAAACCGAAGAGCGTTGGTTGCAGGCCGCTGCCGAGGCCCGCCGCGTGGAAATGGAGCTGTTCGCTGCCATGGGTCGCCTGCCCGACGGGAGGCGGCCATGA
- a CDS encoding HAMP domain-containing sensor histidine kinase: MPAFRLTPILLGALVGALYAAVLRVVDEAWPFYHPAHRVLDWTISIVLGIVLGLLADALRSRAERARAEHREVEQLRERIRGTERDQAVWVLASSLLHELRNPLHTLGLALEELDRGDPDPSHRPLLVEARQAAERMTERFKRLGALADQPSHLAAAYDLGQLVRSTAARFDAIAKTFGARVEVVGPSSLEVVGDAGMIRAALENLVSNAVDAVRPRRDGRVELSLDSEGGLARVRVTDNGPGIPEDVAADVFQPLRSTKAPLHGLGLGLPIARGLARAQQGDVEWEACSQGACFVLSVPVTGPEREDET, from the coding sequence GTGCCCGCGTTTCGACTGACCCCCATCCTTCTCGGCGCCCTGGTCGGCGCACTTTATGCCGCCGTCCTTCGCGTCGTGGACGAAGCGTGGCCTTTCTATCATCCCGCTCACCGGGTCCTGGATTGGACCATCTCGATCGTGCTCGGCATCGTACTGGGCCTGCTCGCGGATGCGCTCCGGTCACGCGCCGAGCGCGCGCGGGCGGAGCATCGTGAAGTGGAACAACTCCGCGAGCGGATTCGCGGTACCGAACGCGACCAGGCCGTATGGGTCCTCGCCTCGTCGCTGCTGCACGAATTGCGCAATCCGCTGCACACCCTTGGCCTCGCGCTGGAAGAACTGGACCGCGGAGATCCGGACCCAAGCCACCGACCGCTCTTGGTCGAAGCGCGCCAAGCTGCCGAGCGAATGACCGAGCGCTTCAAGCGCCTGGGTGCGTTGGCCGACCAGCCCTCTCACCTCGCAGCCGCCTACGACCTCGGGCAACTCGTGCGTTCCACGGCGGCGCGCTTCGACGCCATCGCCAAGACCTTTGGAGCCCGGGTAGAGGTAGTGGGCCCCAGTAGCCTCGAAGTAGTGGGCGATGCCGGCATGATCCGGGCCGCACTCGAGAATCTGGTCTCGAATGCCGTCGATGCCGTGCGACCGCGGCGCGACGGACGCGTGGAGCTGAGCCTCGACTCCGAGGGCGGCCTCGCCCGGGTGCGGGTCACCGACAACGGGCCCGGGATCCCCGAAGATGTCGCAGCCGACGTGTTCCAGCCGCTGCGATCCACGAAGGCCCCGCTGCACGGCTTGGGCCTCGGCTTGCCCATCGCCCGCGGCTTGGCGCGCGCGCAGCAAGGCGACGTCGAGTGGGAAGCGTGCAGCCAAGGAGCGTGTTTCGTGCTGTCCGTTCCAGTCACCGGTCCTGAACGTGAGGACGAAACGTGA
- a CDS encoding response regulator transcription factor produces the protein MKRRLLLIEDESGARNVLRLSLSARGLEVDAAEGVEAALALARAHPYYDAIVTDVVLGKDEDGGLSLIPKLRELGVTAPVVVITAFADKRRLKRALELRVSYLLEKPFSSDELLSVLNRLWDETDELSHFVEQALTRAALTPKEAEVARLVLKGLSNDEIARALDNSDKTIRQHLSSIYAKCHVGSRAEFFHYVFPT, from the coding sequence GTGAAACGTCGGCTGCTACTGATCGAAGACGAGAGCGGAGCCCGCAACGTGCTGCGGCTGAGTTTGAGCGCACGCGGGCTGGAGGTAGACGCCGCCGAGGGCGTCGAAGCCGCCCTCGCCCTCGCCCGTGCGCACCCCTACTACGACGCGATCGTGACGGACGTCGTGCTGGGCAAAGACGAGGATGGCGGACTGTCGCTGATCCCCAAGCTGCGAGAGTTGGGCGTCACGGCGCCCGTGGTCGTGATCACGGCCTTCGCCGACAAGCGTCGCCTGAAACGCGCCCTGGAGTTGCGCGTCTCCTATCTACTCGAAAAGCCCTTCAGCTCCGACGAACTGCTCTCGGTACTGAACCGTCTGTGGGACGAGACCGACGAGCTTTCTCACTTCGTCGAGCAAGCCCTGACGCGGGCAGCGTTGACTCCAAAAGAGGCAGAAGTGGCTCGGCTCGTCTTGAAGGGACTATCCAACGACGAGATCGCCCGCGCTCTGGACAATAGCGACAAGACCATTCGCCAGCATCTGAGTTCGATCTACGCGAAGTGCCACGTGGGCAGCCGCGCGGAGTTCTTCCACTACGTGTTCCCCACTTGA
- a CDS encoding zinc-dependent peptidase: MLAARGSASVSVALGLVVAGAAAVIVSPSAALFGPALALVVYWALTHRYRRRRRLLASAFPEAWRSCLERRVPFYRGLSDEGRRRFEDHIRIFLAEQRIFADRGAALDDETRLLIASSAAMLTHGLPEFEWPTLRDIVVYPRAFDERYAQSDNADIAGMVHAQGPILLSQRELRMGFSRLDGHNLGLHELAHVMDFTDGRADGVPGDLEWVATAPWIDLIARRLARQRRGRGALRDYAGTNEAELFAVAVEAFFEKPRQLRSRDPELYSLLAAYFRQDPAEGGDQVGNT, encoded by the coding sequence ATGCTTGCTGCGCGCGGTTCGGCTTCGGTGTCCGTGGCGCTGGGGCTCGTGGTGGCTGGGGCTGCCGCCGTGATCGTCTCGCCGAGCGCTGCGCTCTTTGGACCCGCGCTGGCGCTGGTTGTCTATTGGGCGCTGACACATAGATACCGACGCCGACGCAGGCTCCTGGCCTCGGCTTTTCCGGAGGCGTGGCGTAGTTGTCTCGAGCGGCGAGTGCCGTTCTACCGCGGGCTATCCGACGAAGGGCGTCGACGCTTCGAGGACCACATTCGCATCTTCCTGGCGGAGCAGCGTATCTTTGCCGATCGCGGTGCGGCGCTGGATGACGAAACGCGGCTCTTGATCGCGAGCTCTGCGGCGATGTTGACCCACGGTCTGCCCGAGTTCGAATGGCCGACCTTGCGCGACATCGTCGTCTACCCTCGCGCCTTCGACGAACGCTATGCCCAGAGCGACAATGCCGACATTGCGGGGATGGTGCACGCGCAGGGGCCCATCTTGCTTTCCCAGCGCGAGCTGCGCATGGGATTCTCGCGACTCGACGGGCACAACTTGGGGCTCCACGAGCTGGCCCACGTGATGGACTTCACCGACGGGCGCGCCGATGGCGTTCCCGGTGATCTGGAGTGGGTGGCCACGGCGCCGTGGATCGATCTGATCGCGCGTCGCTTGGCCCGCCAGCGACGCGGTCGCGGTGCACTGCGCGACTACGCGGGCACCAATGAAGCAGAGCTATTCGCCGTCGCGGTAGAGGCGTTCTTCGAAAAGCCTCGTCAGCTGCGCTCTCGGGATCCCGAACTCTACTCGCTGCTCGCCGCCTACTTTCGCCAAGATCCCGCTGAAGGTGGCGATCAAGTGGGGAACACGTAG